A stretch of DNA from Thermanaerosceptrum fracticalcis:
ACGGGCGGTAACGACAATTTGAAAGAAAACAATCAAACAAATCAGGACGATTTTGGGCAAGTTACCCAGGCCCAGGAACACAACGATAATGGGTAAAAATACACTCTTGGGCAGAGGATATAAAACGTAGATGACAGGGGCAGCTATCCTGTCCAGGGCGGGGGTTCTGCCCATGACCAGACCCAGGGGAACAGCAAGCAAAAAAGAAATGGCGAGACTTAAAAAGACCCGGTAAGAACTGATTAGGAAATGGGAAAGGAGTTGACCTTTTATCAACAGAAGAGAAAACTCCTGGATTACAGCCAGAGGAGTAGGCAGAAAAGGCTTGGCCATGATTGAAGAACCAAGGTGCCAGCTGCCAAAGATGACAACCAGGGCTAACAAATAATCGCGCATTTTTCCTAACATGATCCTGGCTTGTTCCCCCCTTCCAAAAGGGAGCGTACCCGGGAGCACTGCCGGTAAAATTCGGGGGAATTACGGGACAGGGGCTCTTCTGAAGTAGTATTATCAAGGATTTTTATGATTTTTCCCGGAGCAGGGGAGAAGACGGCAATTTTGCCGCCTAAGAAGACAGCTTCTTCGATGCTGTGGGTGACTAAAATCATGGTGAACCCCAGGGATTTCCATAACTCAAAGACCATGGCCTGCAACTGCTCCCGTGTCAGGGCGTCCAGGGCGGAAAAAGGCTCGTCCATTAAAAGGTATTTAGGCTCCAGGGCCAGGGCTCTGGCGATGGCTACACGCTGTCTTTGACCGCCGGATAACTGCGTGGGATATTTGTCTTTTTGCTCTCCGATGCCTAAAGAGGTAAGGATGCCTAATGCTTTCTTCCTGGCAGCAGGTTTGGGTACTTTTTGTAAGACGAGCCCCAGCATGGCGTTTTCCAGGACAGTCTTCCAGGGAAAGAGACCATGGTCTTGTAAGATGAGGGCTATTTCAGGCTGTGGTTTTTGGAAAGGCTTATTATTTAACTTAATTTCTCCCGAAGTGGGGGATAAGAGCCCTGCCAGGAGCAGGAGGAGAGAACTTTTCCCGCAGCCTGAAGGACCAATCACAGCCCAGCGTTCCCCGGGAACGAAAGAGAGGTTAACATTCTGCAGCGCCTCTGTTTCCAATCCATTATGGGGTTGATAAGAGAGAGATACGTTATCTAATGACAGCAAGCTTTTACCCCCTACATGGGAAAATGAGATTGGTTATTTTGCTTACCTTAAAATTGTATCATATTTTTACTTCGCCAGTGTTAGAAAAACAAAAATGAGACACTTTAGGTGTCCCATGATGTAACCAGGTTTTTGGTATCTGATATTGAATGTCGGAAGTCGGATGTCGGATAGCGGAAATCGAGGTGTTCAGCCCAATTTATCTTTGCAGATAACCGGGGGCTACAATCTCTTCATAACTGTAGGCTTTGTCAATTAATCCTTTGTTTTGCATCCAGTTCATCACCCTCTCCACCATAGCCTTGGTGGGTAAAACCAGGGGTGAATATTTGGGGATGGTGTAGGAATTTTCCAATGGTTTAGGAATACGCGCTTTTTCGATAATTAATTCTTTATATTTTTCCGGGGACTCGTTTAATTTACCTGCCGCTTCTTCATAAGCCTGGAGGATTCTTTTTACGGATTCGGGATATTTCTTAAGGGTATCTTCACGGAAAAGGATTACTGTTTGGGAAAGGTTATTCTTTAGTTTAGCATCATCTACTACTACGACAGCGCCGGATTTTTCCGCCAGGGTGGCCAAGGGGTCCGGTAAGAGAGCAGCTTTCACGTCTTTTCCGGCCAGCAAAGCATCCAGCCGGATTTTCATGTCGGGAATACTTTGAAAGTTTAGCTCACTGGGAGCAATACCTACTTCTTTTAACATTTCTTCAGCCAGGTAATGGATAATGGTGTTTTGAGAAATAGCGATAGGTATGCCTTTTAATTGCTGGGGAGTGGTGATACCGCTCCCGGGAGAGGAGAGAATGGCAAAACGGCCTTCCTGGGGCGTGGCTCCTAAGCCCAGGGACACAACTTTAACGGGAGTTCCGCCTTTTTTAAAGAGAGCTGCCGCCAGGAGGTCAGCCAATTCACCTTGTATTTCGCCGGCCTCCAGAGCAATATCTCTATCCCTGGCACTGTTGAAGGGGATTAATTGCACCTCTATACCGTGTTTGGCAAATAAACCTTCCTTTTCCGCTACAAAAAAGGGAAGGTTATCTTCGATACTCAGCAGGCCTAACTTAAGAGAGACCTTTTTATTATTCCCAGCTTTACTACAGCCGAGGATGGAAAACAGTAAAAGAACGATGAGGAGGGAACCAATAAGCTTCTTCATAATTCTCACCCCACGATGTTAGATAAGTAACCGTAAAGATTGTACCATATTATTAAATATTACGGAATCTGTAATCTAACCGGGGTGAAGATGGTTAGTTTTCTGTGGCGGGTTCAGCACTTATCTCCTGCTCAAAGGCAGGACCTTTCACCACGGCAAATTTTTTCCACCTGCCCGTGCGGTAATAAAGATAATTGATAATTAATCCCGTATAAATACTGATGACAATGGCTAGCCAGATTCCCTTTACACCCAGGTAGGGATTGACTGAGAGATAGGCGGCCAGAGGAACTCTAATCACCCAAAGGGAGATAAGTGTTAGCAGCATGGCAGTGACGGTATCCCCTGCCCCCCTTAAAACACCTCCCAGGGTAAACATCAGGGCGAAGGGTATATAGGCATAGCCCAGGTAGCGCAGGTACAGGGCGCCAGCCTCTAAAACCCCGGTGTCTTTGGTAAAAGGGGCCAGGAGCAGGGTAGGAATAAAAAGGATAGCCAAAGAGACCACAAAGTTAATGGCAATGGCCAAAATACCGCTCCACTTTACTGAATCCTTCACCCGTTCTTCTTTTTGTGCTCCCAGGTTTTGGCCTACTAAGGCTGAGACGGCCAAACTGATACTCATGGCAGGCATAAAGGCGAACTGTTCGATACGGGCGGCAGCCCCAAAGCCGGCGACTACTGTACTGCCAAAACGGTTAACCATAGCGCCTACAGCTAAGGAGCTTAAGGAAACAAGGGTATGCTGAAGACCTGCGGGTAAACCAATTTTAAAGATTAAACCAATGAGGGACCAGTCTATAATCCAGAATTCTTTGTTAAGTGTTACCAGACCGGAGGATTGAAAAAGATATCTTAAGGCCAGTAGTGAGGATATTCCCTGGGCAATAACGGTAGCCAGGGCAGCTCCTTTTACACCCATGGCCGGGAGAGGACCCAGGCCAAAGATCAGGAGGGGGTCGAGAACGATGTTAATCACAGTGGCATACGCCAAAAATTTCAAAGGAGTTCGCGAATCGCCTAAACCCCGTAGGATAGCACTAATCCCGTTATACCAGAACATACCTATCAATCCGCTGAGGAACACGCCCAGATACCCTGAAGCCTGTTCCATGATGTCAGGGGGTGTATTGATCAGTGAAAGCAATTCCCCCCGGTATACTACCCCGATGACGGAGACAATAAGGCCGAGGACAGTTAAAGTAATCAGGGAGTTTCCTATGGTTTTTACCACCATGTCCTGCCTTTTGGCGCCGTAATACTGGGAGACCAAAGTGGTCATGGCCATCGCTGCTCCCATAATCAGTGCCACCAGAGCAAAGATGACGGGAAACCCTACGG
This window harbors:
- a CDS encoding ABC transporter permease; translation: MLGKMRDYLLALVVIFGSWHLGSSIMAKPFLPTPLAVIQEFSLLLIKGQLLSHFLISSYRVFLSLAISFLLAVPLGLVMGRTPALDRIAAPVIYVLYPLPKSVFLPIIVVFLGLGNLPKIVLICLIVFFQIVVTARDAARNIPLQSLLSLKSLHATTWQTYRHLVWPYCLPKILTSLRVSLGTAIAVLFLAETFASTDGLGYFILDAMERKEYPAMYAGILAMGLLGVITYALVDLIENRFCKWTKY
- a CDS encoding ABC transporter substrate-binding protein, with amino-acid sequence MKKLIGSLLIVLLLFSILGCSKAGNNKKVSLKLGLLSIEDNLPFFVAEKEGLFAKHGIEVQLIPFNSARDRDIALEAGEIQGELADLLAAALFKKGGTPVKVVSLGLGATPQEGRFAILSSPGSGITTPQQLKGIPIAISQNTIIHYLAEEMLKEVGIAPSELNFQSIPDMKIRLDALLAGKDVKAALLPDPLATLAEKSGAVVVVDDAKLKNNLSQTVILFREDTLKKYPESVKRILQAYEEAAGKLNESPEKYKELIIEKARIPKPLENSYTIPKYSPLVLPTKAMVERVMNWMQNKGLIDKAYSYEEIVAPGYLQR
- a CDS encoding ABC transporter ATP-binding protein is translated as MLSLDNVSLSYQPHNGLETEALQNVNLSFVPGERWAVIGPSGCGKSSLLLLLAGLLSPTSGEIKLNNKPFQKPQPEIALILQDHGLFPWKTVLENAMLGLVLQKVPKPAARKKALGILTSLGIGEQKDKYPTQLSGGQRQRVAIARALALEPKYLLMDEPFSALDALTREQLQAMVFELWKSLGFTMILVTHSIEEAVFLGGKIAVFSPAPGKIIKILDNTTSEEPLSRNSPEFYRQCSRVRSLLEGGNKPGSC
- a CDS encoding MATE family efflux transporter; amino-acid sequence: MEKKTIDFTRDSIPRHLIMFSIPMFLGNLLQALYNTVDSIWVGRFLGPQALAAVSVGFPVIFALVALIMGAAMAMTTLVSQYYGAKRQDMVVKTIGNSLITLTVLGLIVSVIGVVYRGELLSLINTPPDIMEQASGYLGVFLSGLIGMFWYNGISAILRGLGDSRTPLKFLAYATVINIVLDPLLIFGLGPLPAMGVKGAALATVIAQGISSLLALRYLFQSSGLVTLNKEFWIIDWSLIGLIFKIGLPAGLQHTLVSLSSLAVGAMVNRFGSTVVAGFGAAARIEQFAFMPAMSISLAVSALVGQNLGAQKEERVKDSVKWSGILAIAINFVVSLAILFIPTLLLAPFTKDTGVLEAGALYLRYLGYAYIPFALMFTLGGVLRGAGDTVTAMLLTLISLWVIRVPLAAYLSVNPYLGVKGIWLAIVISIYTGLIINYLYYRTGRWKKFAVVKGPAFEQEISAEPATEN